The following are from one region of the Biomphalaria glabrata chromosome 12, xgBioGlab47.1, whole genome shotgun sequence genome:
- the LOC106061372 gene encoding uncharacterized protein LOC106061372, whose translation MSCRYTPNANMSTSTRFDYTIKIILLGDHSVGKSSLLTHLAGIQDAKDMSYRCLNYRPNSHVELAMWKNGKRVLVRIVDTGGQERFRSITASFYRGTQGCLLMFDAEKIDSFRHVYTWHADLETYTNKHPMSTFLVGVNTQSQSKEVTTEQAERLATQLEMQFHELFLNKKSNAVDIIHAMLDKIIIHASRLPSLTIDLIPQQIRPLFADQARRSTILDQSEKKIFQCSC comes from the exons ATGAGCTGCAGGTATACACCTAACGCCAACATGAGTACAAGCACTAGATTTGACTATACAATAAAGATAATTCTGTTGGGAGACCACAGTGTTGGCAAGAGTTCTCTCCTCACACATTTGGCGGGAATTCAGGACGCTAAAGACATGAGTTACAGGTGTTTGAACTACAGGCCCAACAGTCACGTGGAACTAGCCATGTGGAAAAATGGGAAGAGAGTTCTAGTAAGGATAGTGGACACCGGAG gacaagaaAGATTTCGAAGCATCACAGCGTCTTTCTACCGCGGGACTCAGGGCTGCCTCTTGATGTTTGACGCAGAGAAGATTGATTCCTTTAGGCACGTGTATACCTG GCACGCAGACCTGGAGACCTACACCAACAAACATCCGATGTCGACATTTCTAGTTGGGGTCAACACACAATCACAGTCCAAAGAG GTGACAACCGAGCAAGCGGAGCGTCTGGCCACTCAGCTGGAAATGCAGTTCCATGAACTCTTCCTGAACAAGAAGTCCAATGCGGTGGACATCATCCACGCCATGCTGGACAAAATCATCATTCATGCTTCGCGGCTGCCTTCACTGACCATTGACCTCATCCCCCAACAGATCAGGCCTCTGTTCGCTGACCAGGCAAGGAGATCCACAATTTTGGATCAGTCTGAGAAGAAAATATTCCAATGTTCCTGCTGA